A window of the Tenebrio molitor chromosome 1, icTenMoli1.1, whole genome shotgun sequence genome harbors these coding sequences:
- the LOC138141296 gene encoding hypoxia-inducible factor 1-alpha inhibitor-like, whose amino-acid sequence MDGDKKPWDASQLRKYDLTLDEIPKLRYDDPKIDEYIKANKPVVITESNIIKPALQKWNLDYLERNLGHSGHTVFVSKNHKFKYYDEKKIYNKTTNTKGVEFSPPTKKVEMRIEDFMKKVKEFKKGDERLYLQQSLTTTVGNNLVEDFVKFNWDYVNGKQSKHNWGPLTSNLLFIAMEGNTTPCHYDEQENFFAQVVGYKRCILFPPSQFECLYPYPVYHPHDRQSMVDFERPDYNRFPKLKNAKGCEAIIGPGDVLYIPIYWWHHVESLLRGGPTVTVNFWYKGGPTTLEYPLKDHQKVSITRNVEKMLIEVLQDPKEVGPLLRAMVLGRYTE is encoded by the exons ATGGATGGTGATAAAAAACCGTGGGATGCCAGTCAGCTCAGGAAGTACGACCTGACACTGGACGAAATCCCGAAATTGCGCTACGATGACCCAAAGATCGACGAGTACATTAAGGCCAAC AAGCCCGTGGTTATCACCGAGTCGAACATCATCAAGCCGGCGCTGCAGAAGTGGAATTTGGACTACTTGGAGAGGAATTTGGGGCACTCGGGGCACACCGTCTTTGTTTCAAAGAATCACAAGTTCAAATACTACGATGAGAAGAAGATTTATAACAAGACAACGAATACCAAAGGTGTCGAGTTTAGTCCCCCAACCAAGAAAGTGGAGATGAGAATAGAAGACTTCATGAAGAAAGTTAAAGAGTTCAAGAAGGGAGATGAAAG GCTGTATTTGCAACAGTCCTTGACCACGACTGTCGGGAACAACTTGGTCGAGGACTTCGTCAAATTTAACTGGGACTACGTAAACGGGAAACAAAGTAAACACAACTGGGGACCACTAACATCCAACCTTTTATTCATCGCGATGGAGGGAAACACCACCCCTTGCCACTACGACGAACAAGAAAATTTCTTTGCCCAAGTCGTAGGATACAAACGGTGCATTCTCTTTCCTCCGAGTCAATTCGAGTGCTTGTACCCCTACCCAGTTTACCATCCGCACGACAGACAAAGCATGGTCGATTTCGAGCGTCCGGACTACAATAGGTTCCCCAAGCTTAAAAATGCCAAAGGTTGCGAGGCTATCATAGGTCCGGGTGATGTTCTGTACATACCTATTTATTGGTGGCACCACGTGGAGTCGCTGTTAAGAGGGGGTCCAACTGTTACGGTGAACTTTTGGTACAAG GGCGGACCAACCACGTTAGAATATCCCTTGAAAGACcatcaaaaagtgtcaatcaCGAGAAACGTAGAAAAGATGTTGATAGAAGTTTTACAAGATCCCAAAGAAGTAGGACCGTTGCTTAGGGCGATGGTGCTCGGCAGGTACACTGAATAA
- the nompB gene encoding intraflagellar transport protein 88 homolog isoform X2, which translates to MTAVESPDFISINNTSASSTDDLIISKSVKIAEMARLSTPKPVMYLGSTTEFQRQGTGIPKTPYKPGTGYRSGTGFKPTTNFKQNLDKPGTSYKPATGFRPGTGIDMVNRPMTAVRGAGYTSHGKPFDPLNQAASAPTPPLELQKDDSPEQKIRQQKGKIMQLMEEACVAECEGDYRRALAKAKEASNKERVLIKMQEQSDLGDLHDIDLTFVVLFTLGNQYAANELYTEALSTYQMIIKNRMFSNAHRLKINMGNIYFKQGQFQMAVKMYRMALDQVSSSQKNLRIKIMHNIALVFIKMGQWEEAISSLEYIMSEQACHRAGLHLIICCRALDDRDRMKTAFSMLLNVPMDVEDEEKYNIEQDNPEDILITMAIQNDDLHKYEMKKCKDAEYCILTAAKLIAPLIENTFSMGYDWCVASIKNSEYARLASDLEINKAVMFLKQNQLSDAIDTLKAFEKDSVIAINAAVNLSFIYYLQGDIDNATRYAQVVETSPTKSADGFVNLGACLMAKGQADDAMNCFKNALELDPTHFEAIYNLGLVLKKQGHYPEALQCFQRFSGSLALLPTVAYQISNLLELKGDSEAAADMYQQLLGLVPTDAGALQKMGELYDHDGDKQQAHHYHIESFRYYPANLSVINWLGSYYIEMQVVEKALIYFEKAALMQPNEPKWNMMVAGCHRRSGNMHRALTLYQDIHRQFPENVECLRFLVRLCNDMGMREAQDYILELKKLEKAKEVRERVNSSRPSSRRSNSGLSSRAGSGFSPVPEHGPLKSPLNSGNRNFRSSRFMNAHNSAGSTDSGFAQPTIDASYSDPLGPQPIRPRTGAGKPLDFDDFGNDELGDDLLPE; encoded by the exons ATGACAGCAGTAGAGTCGCCTGATTTCATCAGCATCAACAACACGTCAGCATCCTCAACTGACGATCTTATAATAAGCAAAAGTGTAAAAATCGCAGAAATGGCTCGGTTATCGACACCCAAACCTGTAATGTACTTGGGATCAACCACTGAG TTTCAAAGACAAGGAACTGGGATTCCCAAAACTCCTTACAAACCAGGTACGGGCTACAGATCCGGTACTGGCTTCAAACCGACGACTAACTTCAAACAAAACCTGGACAAGCCTGGAACCAGTTACAAACCTGCAACGGGATTTAGACCCGGGACAGGAATTGACATGGTGAATCGACCCATGACAGCTGTGAGAGGTGCGGGGTACACTTCTCACGGCAAACCATTCGACCCCCTCAATCAAGCAGCTTCGGCCCCGACACCACCTCTGGAATTGCAAAAAGATGATTC TCCTGAGCAAAAAATTCGGCAACAGAAGGGCAAAATAATGCAGTTGATGGAGGAAGCTTGTGTTGCGGAGTGTGAAGGTGACTACAGAAGAGCGTTGGCTAAGGCTAAAGAGGCGTCTAATAAAGAGAGAGTCTTGATCAAGATGCAGGAGCAGTCTGACTTGGGGGATTTACACGATATCGACTTAACCTTTGTT GTTTTATTCACTCTTGGAAACCAGTACGCCGCCAACGAGTTGTACACAGAGGCGCTGAGTACATACCAGATGATCATAAAGAATCGAATGTTTTCAAATGCTCATCGACTGAAGATCAATATGGGAAACATATATTTCAAGCAGGGTCAATTCCAAATGGCGGTGAAAATGTATCGCATGGCTCTGGATCAAGTGTCGTCAAGTCAAAAGAACTTGAG AATCAAGATCATGCACAATATTGCACTGGTCTTCATCAAAATGGGGCAATGGGAAGAGGCGATCTCGAGCCTGGAGTACATAATGAGCGAACAAGCTTGCCACCGAGCCGGCCTGCACCTAATAATCTGCTGCAGAGCCTTGGACGACAGAGACAGAATGAAAACTGCATTCTCGATGCTACTGAACGTCCCAATGGACGTGGAAGACGAGGAAAAGTACAACATCGAACAG GACAATCCTGAAGATATTCTGATAACGATGGCCATACAAAACGACGACCTGCACAAGTACGAGATGAAGAAGTGCAAAGACGCAGAATATTGTATTTTGACCGCGGCGAAACTTATCGCCCCCTTGATCGAAAATACCTTCAGCATGG GTTACGACTGGTGTGTTGCCTCCATTAAAAATTCCGAATACGCGAGGCTCGCCTCAGATCTCGAGATAAACAAAGCTGTCATGTTCTTGAAACAGAATCAGCTCTCGGATGCGATCGACACGCTGAAAGCTTTCGAAAAGGATTCGGTGATCGCCATCAACGCAGCTGTCAACTTGAGTTTCATTTATTACTTG CAAGGGGACATCGACAATGCGACTAGATACGCGCAAGTTGTGGAAACTAGCCCAACTAAGAGCGCTGACGGTTTTGTCAATTTGGGAGCTTGTCTGATGGCCAAGGGACAAGCTGATGATGCTATGAACTGCTTCAAAAATGCATTGGAGCTGGATCCGACACACTTTGAAGCGATTTACAATCTAG GATTGGTTTTAAAGAAGCAAGGACACTACCCCGAAGCCCTGCAATGCTTCCAGCGATTTTCGGGTTCTTTGGCTCTGCTCCCCACAGTAGCCTACCAAATTTCCAATTTACTGGAATTAAAGGGCGACAGCGAGGCCGCTGCTGACATGTACCAACAACTGCTAGGTCTTGTCCCCACCGATGCTGGTGCGCTGCAGAAAATGGGAGAGCTGTACGACCACGACGGTGACAAGCAACAAGCCCACCACTACCACATCGAA TCTTTCCGGTACTACCCTGCGAATCTATCGGTGATAAACTGGCTCGGTTCGTACTACATTGAGATGCAAGTGGTGGAGAAAGCTCTGATATACTTTGAAAAAGCCGCACTCATGCAACCCAACGAGCCCAAGTGGAACATGATGGTCGCCGGGTGTCACAGAAGAAGTGGCAACATGCACCGCGCGCTCACTCTCTACCAAGACATCCACCGCCAGTTCCCCGAAAACGTGGAGTGTTTGCGGTTTTTGGTGCGTCTGTGTAACGACATGGGAATGCGAGAGGCTCAGGACTACATCCTTGAgctaaaaaaattggaaaaggcGAAAGAGGTCAGGGAACGAGTGAACAGCAGTCGACCGA GCTCGCGCAGGAGCAACAGCGGATTATCTTCCAGAGCCGGTTCAGGATTCAGCCCGGTGCCGGAACACGGTCCTCTGAAGAGTCCTCTAAATTCCGGCAACCGGAACTTTAGAAGTTCCCGGTTTATGAATGCGCACAACAGTGCCGGCAGCACCGATTCGGGTTTCGCCCAACCCACGATTG ACGCGAGTTACTCAGATCCTTTAGGTCCTCAACCCATTCGTCCTCGAACAGGAGCGGGCAAACCCTTGGACTTTGATGATTTTGGCAACGACGAGCTGGGAGACGACCTATTACCCGAATAA
- the LOC138141287 gene encoding zinc finger protein 260-like — protein MAAIDPSRYNEMCRLCAATTTMILAVHIFQNDGIIGQLRKKIESCLSIQVHETDELPKMVCEHCIYKLNMLSEFKEKSIFTERMLLNLLKEVNSGKIVQQEQQDINVVQMDHDLMMMQNQQLLANHGISSVDEIDLAQLGPREQLIVGHEIILTHQSVDMNGHSLENINLNHHELTTQDISNHSLPTQDSILVESGSTHDIEGARFTSDNLDLIPHQQLLNEQFRLQHDLHVNMTDENAVDEITLTGGLSNSSVVHSKMEENMQHTDNSYHMHEEKEHSLEYHNSTARTVNNHLNAIVKLESPKLEDSNSNNSLLIDEQLNRVSESSNQVYMAQTDDICNEIYKEESSFEVHYDSQFHKCNICFAVFPNDDVLNTHRKETHGTEAIKPIKTRLKRATLPIKVKNSQSAESNSEDSCGDFADEVVEENEDKLTVATSGKGASKKKIWAPKVCTECGKSYKTNYKLNEHMRKHTGEKPYKCNSCEKEFRSKIGLAQHAAKHTGKYDYACSICGKGFQCKSYLMVHQRVHSDEKPYPCMTCGRNFKTKQSLLDHTNRHLGVKPYMCEICGRGFITKGLCKAHQKVHTGLDNRKYSCKVCNKMFVSKSYLQTHLRIHTGEKPFICEVCGKGFLTKVDLRIHTTMHTGEKSYVCEMCGKAFARRDALRCHRRSHTGERPYSCDLCGQTFTQFTPMAIHKRLHTGERPYACEVCGKTFVSRSTMMSHAKKHR, from the exons ATGGCCGCAATAGACCCTTCCCGATATAATGAAATGTGCAGACTGTGCGCTGCCACGACAACAATGATCCTGGCGGTGCACATATTCCAAAACGACGGAATTATCGGCCAGTTACGTAAAAAGATCGAATCATGTCTTTCCATACAA gtgCACGAAACTGATGAACTTCCTAAAATGGTGTGTGAACACTGTATATACAAGCTGAACATGTTGTCGGAATTTAAGGAAAAATCAATCTTCACAGAGAGAATGTTGTTAAACTTGTTGAAAGAGGTCAACAGTGGAAAAATTGTACAGCAGGAGCAACAAGACATTAATGTGGTCCAAATGGATCATGACTTGATGATGATGCAAAATCAACAGCTCTTGGCAAATCATGGTATAAGCAGTGTGGATGAAATAGATTTGGCACAGTTAGGACCAAGGGAACAGTTGATTGTGGGTCACGagataattttaacacatcaGAGTGTTGACATGAATGGACATTCATTAGAGAATATTAACCTGAATCATCACGAATTGACCACCCAGGACATTTCTAACCACAGCTTGCCAACTCAAGATTCCATTTTGGTAGAGAGTGGAAGTACACATGATATAGAGGGTGCTAGATTTACCAGTGACAATTTAGATTTAATTCCTCATCAACAGTTGCTGAATGAACAATTTAGGTTGCAGCATGATTTGCATGTGAATATGACTGATGAAAATGCAGTGGATGAAATTACACTAACAGGGGGACTTTCTAACAGTTCGGTTGTCCACTCAAAA atggAGGAGAATATGCAACACACTGACAACAGTTATCACATGCACGAGGAGAAAGAACACAGCTTAGAATATCACAATTCCACTGCAAGAACTGTAAACAACCATTTGAACGCCATAGTTAAATTGGAGTCCCCAAAACTTGAGGATAGCAACAGCAACAATTCACTTTTAATCGATGAACAGCTAAATCGAGTCAGCGAGTCAAGCAATCAAGTGTACATGGCCCAAACTGATGATATATGTAACGAGATTTACAAAGAAGAGAGTAGTTTTGAAGTGCACTATGACTCGCAATTCCACAAGTGCAACATATGTTTTGCCGTATTTCCAAATGATGACGTGTTGAACACTCATAGGAAAGAGACTCATGGAACTGAAGCAATCAAG CCCATAAAGACCAGGCTGAAGAGAGCTACACTGCCAATCAAAGTTAAAAATTCCCAGAGTGCAGAAAGCAACAGTGAGGACAGTTGTGGGGACTTTGCTGATGAAGTAgttgaagaaaatgaagataAATTGACGGTGGCGACGTCAGGGAAGGGAGCcagtaaaaagaaaatttgggCGCCGAAGGTGTGTACAGAGTGCGGAAAGTCGTACAAGACGAATTATAAGCTTAACGAGCATATGAGGAAACACACGGGGGAAAAACCGTACAAGTGTAATAGTTGCGAGAAAGAGTTCAGGTCCAAGATCGGCTTGGCGCAACATGCAGCCAAGCATACAG gcaAATATGATTATGCATGCTCCATCTGCGGCAAAGGCTTTCAGTGCAAGAGCTACTTGATGGTCCATCAAAGAGTCCATTCAGACGAAAAACCATATCCATGTATGACATGTGGgcgcaattttaaaacaaagcaGTCCTTATTGGACCACACCAATAGACACTTGGGAGTTAAACCATACATGTGCGAAATTTGCGGTCGCGGGTTTATCACAAAAG GCTTATGCAAAGCGCATCAAAAAGTGCACACCGGTTTGGACAACAGGAAGTACTCCTGCAAAGTGTGCAACAAAATGTTCGTCTCAAAAAGCTACCTCCAGACACACTTACGTATACACACCGGCGAGAAACCCTTTATTTGCGAG GTTTGCGGGAAAGGCTTCTTGACTAAGGTCGACTTGCGGATCCACACGACCATGCACACGGGGGAGAAGTCCTACGTGTGCGAGATGTGCGGCAAAGCTTTCGCCAGAAGAGACGCTCTGAGGTGTCACAGGAGGTCGCACACGGGCGAGAGACCCTACAG TTGCGACCTTTGCGGACAAACGTTCACCCAGTTCACGCCGATGGCCATCCACAAACGCCTGCATACCGGTGAGAGACCGTACGCTTGCGAGGTTTGCGGCAAAACTTTCGTATCCAGATCTACAATGATGTCTCATGCCAAAAAACATAGGTAG
- the nompB gene encoding intraflagellar transport protein 88 homolog isoform X1 encodes MTAVESPDFISINNTSASSTDDLIISKSVKIAEMARLSTPKPVMYLGSTTEFQRQGTGIPKTPYKPGTGYRSGTGFKPTTNFKQNLDKPGTSYKPATGFRPGTGIDMVNRPMTAVRGAGYTSHGKPFDPLNQAASAPTPPLELQKDDSPEQKIRQQKGKIMQLMEEACVAECEGDYRRALAKAKEASNKERVLIKMQEQSDLGDLHDIDLTFVVLFTLGNQYAANELYTEALSTYQMIIKNRMFSNAHRLKINMGNIYFKQGQFQMAVKMYRMALDQVSSSQKNLRIKIMHNIALVFIKMGQWEEAISSLEYIMSEQACHRAGLHLIICCRALDDRDRMKTAFSMLLNVPMDVEDEEKYNIEQDNPEDILITMAIQNDDLHKYEMKKCKDAEYCILTAAKLIAPLIENTFSMGYDWCVASIKNSEYARLASDLEINKAVMFLKQNQLSDAIDTLKAFEKDSVIAINAAVNLSFIYYLQGDIDNATRYAQVVETSPTKSADGFVNLGACLMAKGQADDAMNCFKNALELDPTHFEAIYNLGLVLKKQGHYPEALQCFQRFSGSLALLPTVAYQISNLLELKGDSEAAADMYQQLLGLVPTDAGALQKMGELYDHDGDKQQAHHYHIESFRYYPANLSVINWLGSYYIEMQVVEKALIYFEKAALMQPNEPKWNMMVAGCHRRSGNMHRALTLYQDIHRQFPENVECLRFLVRLCNDMGMREAQDYILELKKLEKAKEVRERVNSSRPSSRRSNSGLSSRAGSGFSPVPEHGPLKSPLNSGNRNFRSSRFMNAHNSAGSTDSGFAQPTIGTFAVVSFLPSNSSVADASYSDPLGPQPIRPRTGAGKPLDFDDFGNDELGDDLLPE; translated from the exons ATGACAGCAGTAGAGTCGCCTGATTTCATCAGCATCAACAACACGTCAGCATCCTCAACTGACGATCTTATAATAAGCAAAAGTGTAAAAATCGCAGAAATGGCTCGGTTATCGACACCCAAACCTGTAATGTACTTGGGATCAACCACTGAG TTTCAAAGACAAGGAACTGGGATTCCCAAAACTCCTTACAAACCAGGTACGGGCTACAGATCCGGTACTGGCTTCAAACCGACGACTAACTTCAAACAAAACCTGGACAAGCCTGGAACCAGTTACAAACCTGCAACGGGATTTAGACCCGGGACAGGAATTGACATGGTGAATCGACCCATGACAGCTGTGAGAGGTGCGGGGTACACTTCTCACGGCAAACCATTCGACCCCCTCAATCAAGCAGCTTCGGCCCCGACACCACCTCTGGAATTGCAAAAAGATGATTC TCCTGAGCAAAAAATTCGGCAACAGAAGGGCAAAATAATGCAGTTGATGGAGGAAGCTTGTGTTGCGGAGTGTGAAGGTGACTACAGAAGAGCGTTGGCTAAGGCTAAAGAGGCGTCTAATAAAGAGAGAGTCTTGATCAAGATGCAGGAGCAGTCTGACTTGGGGGATTTACACGATATCGACTTAACCTTTGTT GTTTTATTCACTCTTGGAAACCAGTACGCCGCCAACGAGTTGTACACAGAGGCGCTGAGTACATACCAGATGATCATAAAGAATCGAATGTTTTCAAATGCTCATCGACTGAAGATCAATATGGGAAACATATATTTCAAGCAGGGTCAATTCCAAATGGCGGTGAAAATGTATCGCATGGCTCTGGATCAAGTGTCGTCAAGTCAAAAGAACTTGAG AATCAAGATCATGCACAATATTGCACTGGTCTTCATCAAAATGGGGCAATGGGAAGAGGCGATCTCGAGCCTGGAGTACATAATGAGCGAACAAGCTTGCCACCGAGCCGGCCTGCACCTAATAATCTGCTGCAGAGCCTTGGACGACAGAGACAGAATGAAAACTGCATTCTCGATGCTACTGAACGTCCCAATGGACGTGGAAGACGAGGAAAAGTACAACATCGAACAG GACAATCCTGAAGATATTCTGATAACGATGGCCATACAAAACGACGACCTGCACAAGTACGAGATGAAGAAGTGCAAAGACGCAGAATATTGTATTTTGACCGCGGCGAAACTTATCGCCCCCTTGATCGAAAATACCTTCAGCATGG GTTACGACTGGTGTGTTGCCTCCATTAAAAATTCCGAATACGCGAGGCTCGCCTCAGATCTCGAGATAAACAAAGCTGTCATGTTCTTGAAACAGAATCAGCTCTCGGATGCGATCGACACGCTGAAAGCTTTCGAAAAGGATTCGGTGATCGCCATCAACGCAGCTGTCAACTTGAGTTTCATTTATTACTTG CAAGGGGACATCGACAATGCGACTAGATACGCGCAAGTTGTGGAAACTAGCCCAACTAAGAGCGCTGACGGTTTTGTCAATTTGGGAGCTTGTCTGATGGCCAAGGGACAAGCTGATGATGCTATGAACTGCTTCAAAAATGCATTGGAGCTGGATCCGACACACTTTGAAGCGATTTACAATCTAG GATTGGTTTTAAAGAAGCAAGGACACTACCCCGAAGCCCTGCAATGCTTCCAGCGATTTTCGGGTTCTTTGGCTCTGCTCCCCACAGTAGCCTACCAAATTTCCAATTTACTGGAATTAAAGGGCGACAGCGAGGCCGCTGCTGACATGTACCAACAACTGCTAGGTCTTGTCCCCACCGATGCTGGTGCGCTGCAGAAAATGGGAGAGCTGTACGACCACGACGGTGACAAGCAACAAGCCCACCACTACCACATCGAA TCTTTCCGGTACTACCCTGCGAATCTATCGGTGATAAACTGGCTCGGTTCGTACTACATTGAGATGCAAGTGGTGGAGAAAGCTCTGATATACTTTGAAAAAGCCGCACTCATGCAACCCAACGAGCCCAAGTGGAACATGATGGTCGCCGGGTGTCACAGAAGAAGTGGCAACATGCACCGCGCGCTCACTCTCTACCAAGACATCCACCGCCAGTTCCCCGAAAACGTGGAGTGTTTGCGGTTTTTGGTGCGTCTGTGTAACGACATGGGAATGCGAGAGGCTCAGGACTACATCCTTGAgctaaaaaaattggaaaaggcGAAAGAGGTCAGGGAACGAGTGAACAGCAGTCGACCGA GCTCGCGCAGGAGCAACAGCGGATTATCTTCCAGAGCCGGTTCAGGATTCAGCCCGGTGCCGGAACACGGTCCTCTGAAGAGTCCTCTAAATTCCGGCAACCGGAACTTTAGAAGTTCCCGGTTTATGAATGCGCACAACAGTGCCGGCAGCACCGATTCGGGTTTCGCCCAACCCACGATTGGTACTTTCGCTGTTGTCTCCTTTCTTCCATCTAACTCTTCCGTTGCAGACGCGAGTTACTCAGATCCTTTAGGTCCTCAACCCATTCGTCCTCGAACAGGAGCGGGCAAACCCTTGGACTTTGATGATTTTGGCAACGACGAGCTGGGAGACGACCTATTACCCGAATAA